Genomic window (Verrucomicrobiia bacterium):
TTGACGGCAAAGGGCGGCGCATCCGGCAAACGACCTACAATGGTAGCAGTGGCAGTTACGTAGCGACTGAAGACTTGAAGTTCCTTGCGGACGGCTGGCGGCATATTGCCGAACTCAACGCCACGAACAATGCGCTGCTGCGCTCTTACTCTTGGGGACTGGATATGGGCCGGACACTGGATGCTGCGGGGGGCGTGGGGGGCTTGCTGATGTTGAGCAGCGTGGCCAATGGCGTGCATTTTTATGCTTATGATGGCAACGGAAATGTCGCTGCTTTGGTGAAAACCACCGACGGTAGCGTGAGCGCGAATTACGAGTATGACCCCTTTGGCGGCGTCTTGCGCAGCACGGGATTGATGGCGGATGAGAACCGCTTCCAGTTCTCGACAAAGCGAACTGATCGCACAACCGACCTTGAACTGTACGAATATCGCGTGCGGCATTTTATCTGGTTGAGCCGGGATCCAATCGAGGAGGATGGAGGTGAAAATTTGTATGGTTTTGCATGTAACAACGGCATAGGACTGATTGACCCCATTGGCCTAAAGGCGATTCGGCTCGCTTTCGGATTTGATTCAAGCGCTAGAGCCGATAAGAAGACAATGGCCTTTATACTTGAAAGCGTAATCTATTTAAAAACGAAACTTAGTGAATGTGCTAAAAAAGCGGATTGCGATTGTCCCGACCTAAAAGGCGATTTCACCGTTGCGACATCATACGACTACGATACTAAAAACAAACCAAAGCCAACCGACAACGATTACGACATGGACACGAGCGATCGTCAACTGAGAGACGATAATCTCGGGAAAATCAAAATTGCCAATTACACAATCCGGATTCTGATTACGAGATCATCAATTCACCAAACTTGGCTCGGGGAGCGCACTGGGGCACGCGCAAATACTGATAAGAACGGCACATTGTTGGCTGTCGGTTTAGCTGTGCCACATACGATAGCCCATGAAATTGGGCACTTTGCTGGTTATGTCGGCGACGCTCCTGGTGATACTTCTCATGCCAAAGACGTGGAGAATTTGATGCACTCCCCCGGGGGAGAAAAAGTTGATTGTCAATGGTGTCAAAAAGTTTCGGCTTTAGCGAAATAAGACAATTATGTTTAAGCAAGTCATCATCGTTCTGATTTTGGGCTGCCTTTTGGGCTGCGAAAGGCAAAGACAAAGTGTTTCAAAAACAGACGGGAAAATAGCACCAAGCACATTTATGCTTTCAAACGACAGCGAAATTAGGGTTCTGATATACCAACACCTGATTCGGAATTTGCTCCCATCCGGATCGAATCTTGTATTTTTTGTCAAACTAAACGAGGAAGAAAAGCGCCTATTGTTGTCGCGGGTGGAAGGCGGCGAAATCAAGTCCCCTTCGGAAGCAAAACGGAGTTCGGACGGTCCATTTGTCGACAAGGCTACTGGAGCAAATGGTGTTGCTTTGGAAATCAAGAGCTTGAGTGTTGAGGGGCAGAAAGCTCACGTACGTGCAGGTTATTTTGCCACTGCTGGGATTGTATTCGATTTCGAGTTGGAGAGGGATACAGCGTGGAAAATCATGAAGTGCAGTTCTCCCAACATTACGGAGTGAATAGCGCCAAAGATTATCTGAATCCGTTGACCGGCATCACGAGTGCCGCCGGCGGCTCGAACGTGGCCGTGTTCAATTACGCCAACAACTTGGCCAACCAGCGCACGGCCATCACCAACGTGGACAATTCGCGGTGGGTGTATCAATACGACTCTCTCGGGCAGGTGGTTTCCGGCAAGAAGTATTGGAGCGATGGCACACCCGTTGCGGGGCAGCAGTTCGAGTATGGCTTTGATGACATTGGCAACCGGAAGAGCGCGGCGGCGGGCGGGGATGCCGTGGGCGCCAACCTGCGTTACGCCAGTTGATTGAACGTTATGTTGAAGTCGCGAGGCATCCAAGTTTTGAGTTTAATGCTTGTAGTTTCGTCCATTGGACGCGCCGGGGATCAACAGGCGGCGGCGGAAGCTGTCGCTGGGAAAATCCTGGGGAAGGTCAACTTGGAGGACTATGGCGGAAACCCAGATGGCATGGAGTTCTCAAGTGATGGGAAACGTATTCTGTGTTGGTGGCTTCCACAGCCCTCTGTTGGTGATTACGACAAAATCCTCGGTCGGTCCGTTGTTTTTGACCTTGCAGGCGCGGCGGTAGCGTCTGCAACTGATTCCGGTCAGCATCTTGCTGCGGAGCAGATTATGCAGTTCCCGACCACAGCATCGCGCCAACATTTTGCGTGGTTCCTGACAGCAATGCTCTTGCCTTAATAAGAGGGCATTGGCTTGAAATCACCGCATTCCGAAAGTAAGTTGAACTCGCCACGCCAACCAATGCAGCCACGCTTCAAAATCTTGCACTGGCGCAGCATCCGGGTTTACGAACCCGCTCAAATGCGGAAAGCTGGTGAACAATGTTTGGTTCACGAACCACACGACGCTGCGGATGACGACGATCAAGAGTTATGATTAACCGGCTTCACGCTCTGGTTCACTCCGAAACCATGAACAAGATGAATGTTTTCTGTTGCCCTCATGTTCACCGGTTATCTTATGCGATTCTGGCAGGAACGGTACTCTTGCCAGTGCTTTTCGTAACCGGGTGTGTTGCGCCTAGGATCATCAACAAGGGGGACTTTGACCGCTTAACCCAGCGTCAAGGGATGGGACATTTTTATTACATTGGAAGCGATGCCGGGTTTCACTACTTTGCCAGTTCCTACTTCACTGAACGAACCGGGTTCTACCGCTATCCCAAAACTGACTATCTAATAACTTCCACTTTTCCCAAGACAAAACAGGAATCACAGTGGATTCCTTTTTTGTTTGATCTGAACACCAACACCAAAGGGTTTAAGGGTGAACCGCGACAACCAATCAAGTAAACCTGCTGGTCAGGCTGCGGATGACGACGACCAAAAGTTATGATTATCTGAATCGGTTGAGCCAATGCTCGAAGTGTTTGGCCGTTTTGCTGTTGAGCAGCATTCTGGTGTCGTGTTCGCCCGAAACGCCTGCTCCGAAAGCGGTGACAATTTCTCGGCTGAAGAATGTGCAGCGCGCCATTCAGGTTCTTGAAGAAGCAAATCGAGCGACCATCGGTCAGCAACTGCATGGAATTTCGGGAGACACAACGCTTCAACGCAAATGGGAACTCTTGCTTTTGGAGGACGCTGGGCGGTTGCAGATGGAGGAGAAAGACATTCGGGAGTTCCTCTGCCGCGATGGCTACGGAAACCTATTGAACGTGGACTTCACGACCAATGTCGTCGCGCATGGGGCTTCGCCAGGACTGACAAGTACGGCCTGCGATGTGGTTGTGTGGTCGAGCGGGCGCAATGGAACAAACGAATTCGGCAACGGAGACGATGTTGTCTGGTCGCCACCGACGGCGAGCAGGTGAACGCAAACCCGCTGATGGCTCGAATGTAGCGGGGTTCAATGGGTGACTTCTGAGTTTGGGCTTGTCTGATCACGCTGTCCTTGGTGGGCGTGTGGGGGTAGGTGCAGTTGGCGAGACGCCAACCGCCGGCACACGCGAGGCGCGTATGCTCCCCCAAACCTACGCTCACATCGTCACGACCTTCATAAATCGTAAATCGTGAATCGTCTTCCTATATTCTGTCGCGCTTTGTCTTCGATCTACCATCCTTCATCTTCTATCGTCGTTTTGTAATGTTACCCGTGAACGGGGCTTGACTGTTTGGATTGCCGATGGCGTTGGACGCATCAGGTCCAACTCTTGAGTCGGAACGATGCAGTGGATTCGGGGAGCGCATCCGCCTCGGATGCAGTTCGACGCGCCTCGCGGCGAACACCGGATGATTCGGATTAGGCTAAGCCGGTGTGATTCGATTGGAGTTTGGGTGGAACGGTCCACTGGCCCGTTCGGTCGGGCTACCAGCCCGGCAGTCGGACGCCAAGAGTGCGAAACCGATGGGGTGCGATCTCCGTGTACTCGGCTGGGCGGCAGGTTGCCGCCCAGAACGGCCAAGTTGGCCGTCCCACCTGAATCAACCGCATCGTTCCGGTTAAGCTGGTGCGGTTTCTGTCGGACGCGGCGTCCGCCAGCACACGCGAGGCGCGTATGTTTCCTGGTCGCAGTTGCACCCCGCGCGCTGAGGCTTGTGGTAGCGGTGCAGATAGTTCTGGTTGCGGGCGAGGGCGAAGTGTAGAACAAGGCGGATTCAGTCGCCTTGATGGAGAGTGGTCACGGCGTTCAACACACGAATTAAGATCCGATCAGCCATGAACAAAAAATCAAAAAGAAAGCGGTCGCAATCGGGCGTCAGCCGTCGCGAGGCCATCAAGGGATTTTTGGGAGTCGGCGCCCTTTCCGCGTTGGCGGGTTGCGCCACGTCGTCTGATTCGTCTTCGCGCGTAAAAACTGGTGCGGGCCTTCTGCGCCGGGAGAATCAACGTCTCGGCACTCGCGATTGGATGCTGACCACCACGCGGATTGATCCGGCCACCCAATATCGGTGTCCCTGGATCGAGGGGTATTGTTCCCACACCAGCATCCGGTCGGGCGAGCGACTCAAGCTTTACGTCAGCACCAATCCAGCGTCGGCGTTTCGATTGGAGCTGTTTCGCATGGGTTACTACGGCGGCGCTGGGGCGCGGCAGGTTGCGAGTCTCGGTCCGTTCGCCGGGCAGA
Coding sequences:
- a CDS encoding RHS repeat-associated core domain-containing protein; translation: MEKLWFTNNTTLRMTTTKSYDYLNRLTGNTSAAGGSNVAVFNYANNAANQRTAITNVDSSRWVYQYDALGQVVSGRKYWSDGTPVAGQQFEYGFDDIGNRKSAAAGGDAVGANLRYASYTANNLNQYTSREVPGFVNVLGTATNTATVSLWGDNGAYSATSRKGDYFRGELGVTNTANPVWLTITNLAVLNNGSNPDIVTNTIGKTYVAKTPEAFYYDLDGNLTNDGHWTYTWDAENRLTKVESLSGAPTASKRKVVWEFDGKGRRIRQTTYNGSSGSYVATEDLKFLADGWRHIAELNATNNALLRSYSWGLDMGRTLDAAGGVGGLLMLSSVANGVHFYAYDGNGNVAALVKTTDGSVSANYEYDPFGGVLRSTGLMADENRFQFSTKRTDRTTDLELYEYRVRHFIWLSRDPIEEDGGENLYGFACNNGIGLIDPIGLKAIRLAFGFDSSARADKKTMAFILESVIYLKTKLSECAKKADCDCPDLKGDFTVATSYDYDTKNKPKPTDNDYDMDTSDRQLRDDNLGKIKIANYTIRILITRSSIHQTWLGERTGARANTDKNGTLLAVGLAVPHTIAHEIGHFAGYVGDAPGDTSHAKDVENLMHSPGGEKVDCQWCQKVSALAK